One part of the Lepeophtheirus salmonis chromosome 14, UVic_Lsal_1.4, whole genome shotgun sequence genome encodes these proteins:
- the LOC121129043 gene encoding echinoderm microtubule-associated protein-like CG42247 — protein sequence MVRANEYSEATITDDEELIDYDFTDEEDTYEEDDEEEVDDHEDGYRPIDKRSYQNPFPYPVRHRRNSKYPYYKYEAPPLFTPRFGRKPDFSRQVPLPLPQESSRNRRNTTASSQKSDPELYYHRLANLEDDGLGVSLPDYTELHDQPPPLAPRQVQNRSMTTKGRLRSSRIKPAKSTNNIYNSREAQYRPPSPPTPVRYNWGLSPVNNKYHQLVKEDIGYEDRPLPRYQRYKRRSPNPLRNQELLPDNDYENRDDQDENGQYGIRKSEEDEDERPEDARHDFRNLSPLIIKESQHGGGSRLLRSSSGEKNQGLFKNDRYDVDNESYDKGFLNTYHAIRITLFKNGDEYFPGTEILFRPWRDVLDLDGFLKMISVTKARTMDLRSQLDYIFDTNGHRITSLDEIEEGGSYVVSETRRFIHGSYGMIGESFQVEQYRVPSRSASRQRRKSLSQKSISPPLTKSNSGDGKIVRVVNNEDHSFQYEVLLNLKTTQTFEEILEDMGEVLKIKNANKMYTNDGREIKGFSQLKKDLAAENVFYISSGPAEINYNGSEKINNTLDRPLTSTTNLHRVMSEPNISQNAPTSQNPHPLLSISYSNSRGQRPVNYNTEPLKVTIKGNRKSFFPPNHGYRETILPPPNRITLDWVYGYRGNDIRKNLWVLYTGELLYFVGSVAIIYNRFEETQKYYTGHTEDISCMDLHPNREIVASGQNAGKGDIHDVKCHIRVWNVKTLETLLITGHGDCEVGFVGIAFSVMNIGSYIAAIDKSCDRIMTLWDWNPDGKILGRVATHQEGAYGCSFHPLDNNLLITYGKNILTFWSRRKDGFFERTDVIGNSAMNGAAIDKTINTINFLESGDLVTGDEEGMISIFTVSSEGEYFMSHEFDAHSKGVNCLYMLTRGTLLSGGEKDRRIVAWDASRDFGKILETKLPEGAGSCRTLTPQYPGRNDGNIYVGTVKNIVLEGGLQRKFTPLVWGHSRQVDAVTTHPDDLSFVTAGHDRIVARWRKQRIVWKISVQTECCSIDYFPGGSVVAVGTADGHIIILNAENGAHVTTIRVCASPINALTYNPRGESLACVSQNGFVYLFRVTKDGFTYKKYGKLGGVGGVPLYRIDWSQDGDYFQAASTDYNLCVWNLKSHKMEKDPANFRDIEWLEHTCTVGFPVVGIWNNLNYRNEPSIPSVVHTGFEGQFVSTGDHHGYLRLFQYPCVNPRAEYLEMKTGSGPIYGLDVFFKDSYIVTVGGSGSPSIMRWRIR from the exons GCTACAATTACGGATGACGAAGAGCTAATAGACTATGACTTTACTGATGAAGAGGACACATACGAAGaggatgatgaagaagaagtaGATGATCATGAAGATGGCTATCGTCCAATAGACAAACGATCTTATCAAAATCCATTCCCTTATCCAGTTAGACATCGGAGAAATAGCAAATATCCTTATTACAAATACGAAGCTCCTCCTCTCTTCACTCCCAGATTTGGTAGAAAACCGGATTTTTCTCGACAAGTTCCTCTACCACTGCCTCAAGAATCTTCAAGAAACAGACGTAATACTACGGCCTCAAGTCAAAAATCAGATCCAGAGTTATATTACCATAGATTGGCTAATTTGGAAGATGATGGTCTTGGAGTGAGTCTCCCTGATTATACGGAATTGCATGATCAACCACCACCCTTGGCTCCTAGGCAAGTTCAAAATAGATCCATGACTACAAAAGGAAGACTAAGATCATCACGGATCAAACCAGCAAAATcaacaaacaatatttataactcTCGCGAGGCTCAGTACCGCCCACCATCACCTCCAACACCAGTTAGATATAATTGGGGCCTATCCCCCGTTAATAATAAGTACCATCAATTag ttaaagaagACATTGGTTACGAGGATCGACCATTACCAAGATATCAAAGATACAAGAGGCGCTCTCCCAATCCATTACGGAATCAAGAGTTACTTCCCGATAATGACTATGAAAACAGAGATGATCAAGATGAAAATGGTCAATATGGAATAAGAAAATCAGAGGAAGATGAAGATGAGCGACCAGAGGATGCTCGACACGATTTCAGAAATCTATCTCCATTGATCATTAAAGAATCCCAACATGGAGGGGGTTCAAGGCTACTTCGCTCTAGCAGTGGTGAAAAAAACCAAGGGCTCTTTAAAAACGACCGTTATGACGTAGATAATGAAAGCTATGATAAAGGGTTCTTGAATACATATCATGCTATTAGAAtcactctttttaaaaatggagaTGAATACTTCCCGGGAACTGAAATACTTTTCAGGCCATGGAGAGACGTACTGGACTTGGATGGCTTCCTCAAGATGATATCTGTGACAAAAGCGAGAACTATGGATTTAAGGAGTCAACTAGATTACATTTTCGATACAAACGGCCACAGAATAACCTCTTTAGACGAAATAGAGGAGGGAGGTAGTTATGTTGTTTCCGAAACGAGGAGATTTATTCATGGAAGTTATGGTATGATTGGAGAGTCTTTTCAAGTGGAACAATATCGAGTTCCATCAAG GAGTGCGAGTCGACAAAGGAGGAAATCTTTGAGTCAAAAATCCATAAGTCCTCCTTTGACTAAGTCAAATTCGGGAGATGGAAAGATTGTTCGTGTTGTGAATAACGAGGATCATTCATTTCAATATGAAGTACTCCTGAATTTAAAAACGACACAGACATTTGAAGAAATTCTTGAGGACATGGGAGAGGTgctcaaaatcaaaaatgcaaACAAAATGTACACCAACGACGGCAGAGAGATTAAAG GTTTCTCCCAACTCAAAAAAGATCTTGCTGCCGAAAATGTTTTCTACATTTCTTCTGGTCCTGCTGAGATCAACTACAATGGCTCAGAAAAGATTAATAATACTCTTGATAGACCTCTTACATCCACTACCAATTTACATCGAGTTATGAGTGAGCccaatatttctcaaaatgctCCAACGAGCCAAAATCCTCATCCGTTGTTGAGTATTTCCTACTCTAATTCAAGAGGCCAACGTCCTGTTAATTACAACACAGAACCTCTTAAAGTAACAATTAAAGGAAATCGAAAATCCTTCTTCCCTCCTAATCATGGATATAGAGAGACAATATTGCCTCCACCTAATCGAATTACACTTGATTGGGTGTATGGATATCGGGGAAATGATATTCGAAAGAATCTTTGGGTACTCTACACTGGAGAACTTCTATATTTTGTCGGCTCTGTCGCTATCATTTACAATCGATTTGAAGAAactcaaaa ATATTATACAGGTCATACTGAAGACATATCATGCATGGACTTACATCCTAATAGAGAAATTGTTGCTTCTGGTCAGAATGCAGGGAAAGGAGATATTCACGATGTGAAGTGTCATATACGAGTTTGGAATGTTAAGACTTTAGAAACCCTTCTTATCACTGGTCACGGGGACTGTGAAGTTGGATTTGTTGGAATTGCATTTTCAGTCATGAATATTGGAAGCTACATTGCTGCCATTGATAAGTCTTGTGACAGGATCATGACTCTTTGGGATTGGAATCCGGATGGGAAAATACTTGGAAGAGTTGCTACACATCAAGAAGGAGCATATGGATGCTCTTTTCATCCTTTAGACAATAACCTATTAATTACATACGGAAAGAACATTCTTACTTTCTGGAGTCGACGGAAAGACGGTTTTTTTGAGAGAACGGACGTTATTG GTAATTCAGCTATGAATGGAGCAGCTATTGACAAAACAATTAATACGATCAACTTCTTAGAGAGTGGAGATCTTGTAACCGGGGATGAAGAAGGAATGATTAGTATTTTTACAGTTTCCAGCGAGGGAGAATATTTCATGTCTCACGAGTTTGATGCACATTCCAAGGGTGTTAATTGTCTTTACATGTTGACCAGAGGTACTTTGCTTAGTGGAGGCGAAAAAGACAGAAGAATAGTTGCTTGGGATGCCTCTCgtgattttggaaaaatattagaaacaaAATTGCCTGAAGGAGCAGGATCCTGCCGAACGTTGACTCCTCAATATCCAGGACGTAATGATGGAAACATATATGTAGGAACAGTCAAGAACATAGTACTTGAAGGAGGTCTTCAACGTAAATTTACTCCTCTAGTTTGGGGTCATTCCAGACAAGTGGACGCTGTGACTACACATCCAGATGATCTTTCCTTTGTAACTGCAGGACATGACCGAATTGTTGCTCGATGGAGAAAGCAAAGAATTGTTTGGAAGATTAGTGTTCAAACCGAATGTTGCAGTATTGATTATTTTCCAGGAGGCTCTGTTGTGGCTGTTGGTACTGCTGATggtcatataataattttgaatgcaGAAAATGGAGCTCATGTAACGACTATACGGGTTTGTGCCTCTCCTATCAATGCTTTAACTTACAATCCTCGAGGAGAATCTCTGGCATGTGTCTCACAAAATGGATTTGTATATCTGTTTAGAGTGACCAAAGACGGAttcacttacaaaaaatatggtaaACTTGGTGGAGTGGGTGGCGTCCCACTGTATCGTATAGATTGGTCACAAGACGGGGATTACTTCCAAGCTGCTTCCacagattataatttatgtgtgtggaATTTAAAATCTCATAAAATGGAAAAGGATCCTGCCAATTTCCGTGATATAGAATGGTTGGAACATACATGCACCGTGGGGTTCCCAGTCGTTGGTATTTGgaacaatttgaattatagGAATGAACCTTCCATTCCATCGGTTGTACATACGGGATTTGAAGGTCAATTTGTTTCAACAGGAGATCATCATGGATATTTAAGACTCTTTCAATATCCATGTGTTAATCCTCGTGCAGAATATTTGGAAATGAAGACAGGTTCTGGGCCAATTTATGGGttagatgtattttttaaggattCTTATATAGTGACAGTAGGAGGATCTGGATCTCCCTCCATAATGAGATGGAGGATtcgataa
- the Sac1 gene encoding phosphatidylinositol-3-phosphatase SAC1, producing the protein MSLALYIAPDKFFIRDESSLSPSTPALVIDRLNCDIECVIDADIPVISNRKSIHGLLGIVPLLSGPHLVVITHKSKVGEIVHNHTIWKVEATEIISFSRANLHLTKEESEKNKVMMDMIIQVLSTPAFYFCHTLDMTRNIQNRGNTDTKQSLIQSADFEYVWNRKLLEPFFDRPELHRFCLPIIHGAIFIQRCSVNGKFFRWALISRRSSDRVGTRFFVRGVNHFGKVANFVETEQIVEHDGAISSFVQSRGSIPMFWSQLPTLEYMPKPSIMLGEDHQTGFDVHFGEQINKYGDVVAVNLINTHGYEGKLEKSYRQLCSNSVKAPRISYEGFDFHAEGWSRISKLIDRLSSYQNKFNFFYYDSRQRTPNLVQSGIFRTNCMDCLDRTNVVQSMLAFENLKSVFSRMGISNSGLELNTDFIKVFKNVWADHADVIAVQYAGTRAMKTDFTRTGKRTYAGILDDGYNALSRYVKNNFFDGFRQDSLDIFIGKIGTGLNARSFDSYPIFFHQSEFKAVHIIPLSLLVIIASFFLILLFSSEINSHTFLFLFFLACLIAILLMMLFRFGPQFVDWPKFNQFHLQ; encoded by the exons ATGTCTTTGGCTCTTTATATAgctccagacaaattttttaTCCGTGATGAGTCCTCGTTGAGTCCGTCCACACCCGCTTTAGTCATTGATCGACTCAATTGTGACATTGAGTGCGTCATTGATGCGGATATTCCCGTTATTTCTAATCGAAAGTCCATCCACGGTCTTCTGGGAATCGTTCCCCTTCTCTCAGGCCCACATCTTGTTGTGATCACCCATAAATCTAAG GTTGGGGAAATCGTTCATAATCACACAATATGGAAAGTGGAAGCAACggaaatcatttcattttcaaggGCAAATCTTCACCTAACCAAAGAAGAGTCAGAAAAGAATAAAGTTATGATGGACATGATCATTCAAGTCCTCTCTACGCCAGCCTTTTACTTTTGTCATACTCTGGATATGACTCGAAATATTCAAAATCGTGGAAATACTGATACAAAACAATCCCTTATCCAAAGTGCAGATTTTGAATACGTCTGGAATCGAAAACTCTTGGAACCCTTTTTTGATCGTCCTGAATTACATCGATTCTGTCTTCCAATTATTCATGGAGCCATTTTCATTCAGCGTTGTTCTGTTAACGGAAAGTTTTTTCGGTGGGCTTTAATTTCAAGGCGATCTTCAGACCGGGTTGGGACTCGGTTTTTCGTAAGAGGAGTCAATCATTTTGGAAAGGTGGCCAATTTTGTTGAAACAGAGCAAATTGTTGAGCATGATGGAGCTATTTCATCATTTGTTCAGTCTCGTGGATCCATTCCAATGTTTTGGTCTCAATTACCTACTCTTGAATATATGCCAAAACCAAGTATAATGCTTGGAGAAGATCATCAAACAGGGTTTGATGTTCATTTCGGTGAGCAAATCAACAAATACGGAGATGTCGTGgctgtaaatttaattaatacccATGGATATGAAGGAAAATTGGAGAAAAGTTATCGACAACTTTGTTCTAATTCTGTCAAAGCACCTAGAATATCATATGAAGGGTTTGATTTTCATGCAGAGGGTTGGAGTCGAATCTCCAAGCTTATCGACCGTTTGTCGagctatcaaaataaatttaatttcttttattatgacagTCGTCAAAGGACTCCCAACTTAGTACAATCTGGCATTTTTAGAACGAATTGTATGGACTGTCTGGATCGAACCAATGTAGTCCAATCCATGCTTGCTTTTGAGAATTTGAAAAGTGTCTTTAGTCGTATGGGAATATCCAACTCTGGGTTAGAGCTCAATACGGATTTTATCAAAGTCTTCAAAAATGTTTGGGCGGATCATGCGGACGTCATAGCTGTTCAATATGCTGGAACTAGAGCCATGAAGACAGATTTTACTCGCACGGGAAAGAGAACTTACGCAGGAATTTTGGACGATGGATACAATGCATTGTCTAGATAtgtgaaaaataacttttttgacgGTTTTCGACAGGATTCACTGGacatttttataggaaaaattgGAACGG GTCTTAACGCACGAAGTTTTGATTCTTACCCCATCTTCTTTCATCAATCTGAATTCAAAGCTGTTCATATCATACCACTGTCCCTCCTCGTCATCATTGCCTCTTTCTTCCTGATTTTACTGTTTTCATCGGAAATTAACTCTcacacatttttgtttttattttttttagcttgtcTCATTGCTATACTTCTCATGATGTTGTTTCGGTTTGGGCCTCAATTTGTGGACTGGCCTAAATTCAATCAGTTTCATTTACagtga